CTCACTGTTAATTCCCTCCCATCTTCAAATCCTTCGTCCAGGCAAGGTATCCTCATCATCTTCCAAATCTCCAGATTTCTAAGATCCATTAAATCTTCTTAaacatcaattttgtttttttttccacaatttgtTTGCCTATGATTCAGATCTGCTGATGAGGATTATGGAGGTTGATTTCCAGATCTGAAAAATAGAAGAAGGTTGCAAGATAGAGCTTGGGGAAGAAGAGAAGATACACACAGAGTTAAATGATAAGAAAGaatagatttttttatttaaatttctcATAATCTGTGGAGGTGATATTTCTCATAATTTGGTGTTTGTTGGGTTTAGTGATTCAATTTTGGAATTTGGTGGAGCTTGTGTTTGACAGTTGAAATAATAGCAAATGGGTTCCAGGTTGTTCGTGAACCTTCCCTGGTTCTCTCATCCTCCCCTATTCttgtatttttttagttttttattgatTGTAATGGGTTGTTCATTCTAGAATAATGAAGATGATAAttaataatttgtttattttcagttttttctgTTGTTGGAGAataaagatgaagaaagaatgaTATAGTTGATGGTGAATAAATTTAGTTTCCTGGGTCTTGTGTTGTTAGATGATGAAGATATATGATGAAAGATTGAAGATGGTGATGAGATTAACCTAAATCCTTAATTACGCTTTTTTAACTAATTCActaataaatatgttttttcaattattttttaaaataaaaacctgGAAACCTACTACAATGGGTCAAAAGGTGCTTGTGTAACTTTACACAAGTTGTTACTTGTGTATGTTAAAGGCCCTCATAATTTAGTAGAAGTGTTTACATCCACCGTCTGAACATGCAGGTGGTAGACGTTAGACAACTCTGACGTAACTCTCAACTCACTTTTCTTACACATTGTTGGTGCCCAAAATAAACTTATTTAATACGTGCCAGTTTGGACTTCCATCAAACTCAAAGTGAATACCCCGTTCAATGGATCCAACAAAATAGTTTCTTCAAGAAAATGTACCACAAAAATTGGGAAACTTAAGTGGCTTGACATCCCAACTGATGTCAATGTATAAACAAACACACTTAAAGGTCTATTGGCTtttgtgaaacaaaaaaaggTCCGTTGGCTCAAGTATTTATTCCGCTCAACTATTTATATGGCTAGTGCAATACATGAATTATCTAGATGACAATATAACGGATTAGGAGCTCTATAGTAGTGGTGCAAATGGGGGAGCAACAGAAGGAGAAGCTTTTGGTGCAGCAAAACAATTCAGAGGAGAGTGTTGAAGAGGAAGAGTCACTAAGGAAAAGGGCATGGAAAGAAAGCAAGAAGATGTGGATGGTAGCAGGCCCGGCCATATTCACAAGGTTTTCAACCTTTGGAATACTTGTAGTTAGTCAATCCTTCATTGGACATATTGGCTCTACTGAACTAGCTGCCTATGCCCTTGTCCAAACAGTCCTAGTCCGGTTTGCAAATGGTGTATTGGTAAGTTTTGGATCAGTTAATTTTTCCTTCGTATCAATTGTGACACACAGAAGCTACGCACATATGCTTCttcttagaattgattttgccttccgaatcaattgtagaaggattaCAATTTACATGCTGTTAACATAATTGCAAATTGAAAATTGTAGCTGGGCATGGCAAGTGCACTGGAAACTCTATGTGGGCAAGCATATGGGGCCAAAAGATATGACATGCTTGGAGTGTATCTTCAAAGATCATGGATAGTCTTGTTCTTAACctcaatctttcttcttcctATTTATATTTTCACAACCCCAATTTTAGAGGCTCTAGGCCAGGACAAAAAAATTGCTCAAGTTGCTGGAAGCATTTCTCTCTGGGCAATAGGTATCATCTTTGCTTTCTCTGTGTCATTCACTTGCCAAATGTTCCTACAAGCACAGAGCAAGAACAAGATCATTGCCTACCTAGCagcaatttcaatttcaattcaccTTTTTCTGTCATGGCTTCTAACTGTGAAGTTCAAGTTTGGGCTCAATGGGGCAATGACATCGACACTTTTGGCATATTGGATACCAAATTTTGGGCAGCTTGTGTTTATCATGACTAAGTGCCCTGACACATGGATGGGTTTCTCATTTTTGGCCTTCAAAGATCTCTGGCCTGTTATCAAGCTTTCCTTGTCTTCTGGAGCTATGTTATGGTGAGTACTCAAGTGGTTTTAGCTTTTTTTATCATCAATTTTTCAGATTACATATTTGGAAATCTTTGTACAATTACTTCTGAAGccataatcaattatgaaatATGAGTAGCTTCAGAGCTTCATAATTAATTGAGGAGGaaaaaagttgatccaaacatgttatataACTCGTGATTGACTATTTCCAAACTAGGATCTCATCCTTGCAATAATGTGAAAGAAACAATATGCCAATTAGTGATTAGGAAAAAGACAATATTTATGTAATGGAAGAGATGTAAGACTAACATAAAGCAATGGTTCCTTTTACAGTCTTGAGATCTGGTACAACACAGTTTTAATTCTTCTAACAGGGAACATGAAAAATGCTGAGGTTTCCATTGATGCTCTGGCCATATGGTAATTATATTTCattctgttttgttttattaatttGGACTATTTACTATATTTCTCATTCTTACATTTATTTTCgcttctatatatattttgtatGAATTAAGGGGTATGATCCACCAGCTTCTTCATAATAAAATGGATTTAATAGAAGGTATTACTTTTGCAGCCTCAACATTAATGGGTGGGAGATGATGATAGCCCTTGGTTTCTTTGCAGCTGCCGGGTAATTTGTTGTTATCACAATATCACTTTTCTTCAGAATATGTCTTCTTTAGGGGTGGGGTGAGGGAGAATAAATGTTGTGATTTTGTgcgcacaaaaaaaaaaacaataccgTGAAAAAACATTAACATTTCTTATAACCGTTATGTATTTGTAGTTATGACATTTtccaaattaaaaaacaatattCAAAGAGcatgttttaaaaaataagatatattaaataatataaataagagGGGATGAATCTTAGGGGAAAGTTGTTCTTATATGAGAATTGTTTATGATAGTTAAgtctaataattaataattaaaattaaaatcttaagagatgcaattttaaaaaaaaatcacttaacaTAGTGGACATGTaaccattaattattttttaatattaaatcatTTATAATTATCTAACGATCTCCTCATTGTTTTTAATCacattcttcttttttttttgttacaaatgagGGGAAAAGAGAGCCCGAGGAAGACAAAAAGGAAACTACCCAAGGCCTAAGCGAGGGCCAGACTCAGGATGCCATTCCATCCTGCAAAGGGACATCGAAAAGATTCTAATAACAAAGAAACGTATAATTATCATTTCTAATTCTCATTCTTTAATTCTCAAATAAGGACGACATTTAAGGGCCCCACTTCCTTAATGTCTTTTCGTCCCTTTCATTAATTCTTTTTaagataacttttttttttcttttacccCAATTCTTAAGTGTCTACAagattttatgaaaatcaagatGAATCGCAAattaagagtgaatgaaacttttgttgtttatttGTCAAGGTATATTTTTAAAGTCGATAGCTATGAAATTAATCCTCTAAAGCTCAAAACTCAAATTAAATGAATAGTGTGGGTAGGTACTTTTTTTCTTAGTTTGGAAATGAATAGAGTGGATGAAACTTTATGCATAAAAACTATATATAGGAATGGAATCAAAATTATTATCTATCtaagttttatattttaaaatattaaattattgaaaaaacAAATTCATTTATAGACACATAGGTGTGtggataattaaaaataattttatcgtTTTAACTATATTGGACCCCACCTCAAGACAAGGAGTATGATTGCTATGATCCTCAAATATTCTTTGGATGCTTTTTTAATCGACACATTCTTCAAACTTTATCCCTAATACTTTGTGTACACCTATTATAACAATCACAAAGTAGTAAAATATTGATTGGGTGTTACTAATTTTATGCAGTGTCCGAGTTTCAAATGAGCTTGGAAG
This is a stretch of genomic DNA from Lotus japonicus ecotype B-129 chromosome 1, LjGifu_v1.2. It encodes these proteins:
- the LOC130729961 gene encoding protein DETOXIFICATION 21-like is translated as MGEQQKEKLLVQQNNSEESVEEEESLRKRAWKESKKMWMVAGPAIFTRFSTFGILVVSQSFIGHIGSTELAAYALVQTVLVRFANGVLLGMASALETLCGQAYGAKRYDMLGVYLQRSWIVLFLTSIFLLPIYIFTTPILEALGQDKKIAQVAGSISLWAIGIIFAFSVSFTCQMFLQAQSKNKIIAYLAAISISIHLFLSWLLTVKFKFGLNGAMTSTLLAYWIPNFGQLVFIMTKCPDTWMGFSFLAFKDLWPVIKLSLSSGAMLCLEIWYNTVLILLTGNMKNAEVSIDALAICLNINGWEMMIALGFFAAAGVRVSNELGRGDSKAAKFSILITVLTSFSIGLVLFFVFLFLRERLAYVFTLDSEVAEAVGDLSPLLSISILLNSVQPVLSGVSVGAGWQSVVAYVNIGCYYLIGIPVGVVLGNLIHLQEKGVWIGMLFGTFVQTVMLITITLKTDWENQVVIARNRVNKWAVKENTEPNSGSPISS